The genomic segment CTAAGGCCTAATCCCTTATCTCTACTCCCTGCCGTTGTATACTCGCCAAGTTATGCAAGTATTTGCCATTATGCCCGCTGCCGGGCTCGGTACCCGCATGGCCGGTCCGCAGCCTAAGCAATTTTTGTCCCTTGGTGGCATCCCTATCCTGATCCACTCGCTTCGCGCTTTCGCGGCCGTGCCCCGCATCACCCACATCGTTGTGGCCGTCCGCAAGACTGAGATGGAGCGAGTCCAGGCCCAGATCGCCGAGCACGGTTTTGCCGACCGCGTACAGGTCGTCGAAGGCGGAGACACCCGCCAGGATTCCGTCGCCCACGCCCTTGCCGCTGTCGAAACCACCTACGGCGCCGCGCCCGACGACATCATCCTCGTCCATGACGCCGTCCGCCCCCTCATCGATGCCGCCACCATCTCCCGCACCATCGACGCTGTCGGAGAGCACGGCGCGGCCATCGTCGGCGTCCCTGCAGTCGACACCATCAAGCAGGTTGAGCGCACTGCCCATGGAGCCCTCATCACCGCGACCATCCCGCGCGAGTCCATCGTCTACGCTCAGACCCCCCAGGGCTTCCGCTTCGGCCTGATCCAATCCGCCTTTGCCGAGGCCACCGCCGACGGCTTCGTCGGCACTGACGAGGCCTCCGTTGTGGAGCGCGCCGGGCACCCCGTTGCCGTCGTACCCGGCTCCGCGTTTAACCTGAAGATTACCCAGCCCGGCGATCTGGAACTGGCCGAGTTCTATCTGCAGCACTACCGCGCCCGCTGACGGGAAGGTCTGGAGGGGCGCCGCTAGCCGGCCCTGCTGTTCTTGCTTTTCTTCTGTCATTCGCGCAGGGAATTTGTTTTTTGCGGGCACCGCAGGTGCGGGATCTCTCGACCTCGCTTCGATTTAGCTTTATCTTGAACTGGAGACCATGGACACACGCATCGGATTCGGATACGACTCGCACGCCTTCAAAGCGGGCGTAACCTTGCGCATCGGCGGCCTCACCATCGACCACCCTGAAGGCCTCGCTGGCCACTCGGACGGCGACGTCCTCCTCCACGCCATCACCGATGCCCTGCTTGGAGCCGTCGCCGCCGGCGACATCGGCAGCTTCTTCCCTCCGGGGGACCCCCGCTGGAAAGACGCCGACTCGGCGATCTTTCTCAAGCTGGCCCTCGAAGAGCTCGAGCACGCCGGCTATCGCATCGTCAACATCGACACCACCCTGATTTTGGCCGCACCCAAGATCTCGCCCATCGCCGGTGAAATGCGCGTCCGGGTCGCCGACCTGCTCAATATCCAGCTCAACCAGGTCAGCATCAAGGCCAAGACTCCCGAGGGCCTGAACCTCGACCATGTCGCCCAGTGTCATGCCGTCGCCCTGGTCGAGCGCGCCCTCGACGAAGAAGACCTCAAGAGCATGGCGGCCGTAGTCGAGTCGCAGCGCCAGCTTGAAGACGTTGTCGAAGACCTCCTCAGCCAGGTCCACGGCGTTCCCAAAAAACGCACCATCGCCCCCCTCTACGACACCGAAGACATCACCTAAGGCAGGGAATAGGGAATAGAAAACACCGCCCGCTCGGATCGATCTCCGAGCGGGCTTTTCTAACGCCCTAAGCCTTAACCCCTAAACTCTTCTACTCCCTATTCCGTGTTGCCTACTCCCTGCCTTTTCCCGTTGCACCGTCGCCCCAATCCGCGTACCTTGACTGCGAGCACTCATTCCATCCAGGAGTTCCTTCGAATGCCTCTACTCGCATTGTTGCTGCTGCAGTCTCAAGCCGATATCCAGCGCGCTCAGGCCATGCTGCCGGCCGTATTCACCGGAATGTTCCTGTTCGCCATCATCGGTATCGCCCTCGTCATCATCCCGACCTGGTTCGTCTGCAAAAAGGCTGGATTCTCGCCCTGGCTCTCGCTGCTGGTCATCGTCCCCATGGGCGGACTCGTCCTGCTCTACGTCTTAGCTTTCGCCGAGTGGAAGGTCGTACCCACCGCACAAACGGCCTATATCCCGCCCGCACCGCCCGCCTACCCACCCCAGGCATAAAGTTAACGAGTCACCAACCTCCCGTGCCCCATCCTTTCGCGATTCCGGCGAAAGGGTGGGATACCACGAACCTGTGCGCTTCGGCCTCGCCTGGGACCAGGCCGCCGCAGGCCAACACAAATCCCTTCCCCCTCGACTTCATCCGGTGCTACGATTCCCGCGTCGCCTTCCCCCGACAATTGGAGAATCTCCATGGCCTACCTCCTCCAGCACGCTTATTTCGTATTCTTCATTGCCATCCCGTTTGTGCTGGTGTTCTGGATGCTCCCGCTCTGGTTCATTTGCAAAAAGGCCGGCTTTTCGCCGTGGCTCACCCTGCTCAATTGCATCCCTTTCGGCAACGCTGTTCTGCTTTATCTCATTGCCTTCGCCGACTGGAAGCGCCACCCCATGTTCCAGGCCGAGCCCGTCCCTCCGCCCGCCGCGTCCGAAACCACACAAAACGCTACCCACCCGCACATCGTTGCCCGCCGCATCCAGCCCTGAACAGGAAGTGGAGTAGCGCCGGTGTCCACACCGGCTGTTGTGCGGGTGTCCTCACCCAGGCTCGTGTGGCCATAAGACAGCTAAAATCGAAATAGAACAATGTCAGACCAAACCGCCACAAAACCCCGCGTCCGCTTCGCCCCCTCGCCCACCGGATTCCTCCACGTCGGCTCCGCCCGCACGTTCATCTTCAACTGGCTCTACGCGCGCCACAACGGCGGAACCATGGTTTTCCGCCTCGACGACACTGACGTCGAGCGCAACACCGACGCGAGCGTCCAGTCCATCTTCGAAGGCCTCCGTTGGCTCGGCCTCAATTGGGATGAGGAATACAAGCAATCCGAGCGGCTCGATCTCCACCGTGCCGCCGCCCAGGCCATCTTCGAGAAGGGCCTCGCCTACCGCGACTTCACCCCCGCCCACGCTGCCGAAGGCGAAGCCTCATCCGCCCAGGGTGCATGGCTCTTCAACCCCGGCATGCGCGAGCTCTCCCGCGAGGCGTCCGACCGCCGCGCCGCCGCGGGCGAGCCCTTCGCCCTCCGCTACCGCGTCCCCCGCGGAGCCGGTCGCCTGGTCCAGTTCAATGACGCCGTCTACGGCGAGATGTCCAAGCCTGCCGACGAGGTCGAAGACTTCGCCCTCCTGCGTTCCGACGGCAATCCGACTTACCACTTATCGTCCTGCGTCGACGACGCCGACCTGCGTATCACCCAGATCATTCGCGGCCAGGACCACCTCACCAACACCTTCAAGCATGTCCTCATCTTCGAGGGCCTCGGCGCCACCCCGCCGCAGTTTGCGCACCTCCCGCTGCTCGTCGCCCCCGACGGCGCCAAGCTCAGCAAGCGCAAGCACGGTCCCGTGGTCAGCGTCACCACCTACCGCGACGCCGGATTCGTCCCCGAAGCTTTCATCAACTTCCTCTGCCTCCTCGGCTGGTCACCCAAAAACGACCTCGAGTTCATGCAGATCGCTCAGCTCACCGAGCTCTTCACCCTCGAAGGCGTCAACCGCTCCAACGCCGTCGTGAACTTTTCCGAAGAGACGCCCTTCGACCCTAAGGCCGTTCATCTCAACGGCGAGCATCTCCGGGTGCTCTCCGTCGAAGACTTGACCCAGCGCCTCCTGCCGTTCTTCGTCAACGCCGGCCTGATCGCGACTGACCCATCCTCTTCCCCCTCTTCTTTCGAAAACGGCGGGATCGACGATGCGGCGATCAAGAAACTCCTCGCCGTCACGCCCCTCATCCGCGAGCGCATCCGCCTCATGGCCGAAGCCCCGGCCGCGGCCGACTTCTTCTTCCTCTCCGAACTCCCGCCCTACGACCCCGCGGAGTTGATCCCGCAGATCAGCAAGAAAGAGCAGGGCGATGCCGCCCTCGCCCTGCGCGTCCTCAAGCACGCCGCTGAAGTCCTCGACGAAACCGACTTCAACCACGACGCGCTCGATCACGCCCTCCGCGAAGCCGCCGCCGACCTCGGCCTCAAAGCCGGCCCCATGTTCCAGCCGATACGTGTTGCCGTCTGCGGCCGCAAGAACGCCCCGCCCCTCTTCGAAACCATGGTCGTCCTCGGCAAAGAAACCTGCCTGACCCGCATCCGCCAGGCCGAAGAGAAACTAACGACCCTGTAGCGCCGGTCTCCAGATTCGGCGCCCCCCGCGAGCGCTTTGTGCTCGCTGGGATAGAGATCGGCTGTCGTGCCGGTCTTCAAGACCCCACATACCGCAGCCTCCCACCTGGCTCGCTGCGGCCTGGAATCCGCAGTCCGAATTGACAGAGATCCCACCACTCCTTACCCTAATGAAACCCAATCCCTGCAATTCCTAAACCTAGAAGGAAAAGAAGGTGCTCGTGTCGAATAAGCTGATTCTGCGACTCACCGTTCTCCTCGCATGCTTCACCCTTTCCGCCAACAGCTTCAAAGCAGAAGCACAATCCCCGGCGCCAAGCGCGGGCCAGGCTGCCGGAATCTTCGCCATCCTCATCGGCTCCGCTGCCGGTGCCGGCGTTGGGATATATCTATTGGTCCGTCCAGCGCACAATGTAACCGGCTGCGTATCCGCGGAAGTCAACGGTCTGCAGCTTACCGATGAAAACGGTAAGGATCATTACGTTCTCGGGGGAGAAACTGCAATGCTCAAGGCCGGCGATCGGGTGCGCCTCTCCGGAAAGCCGGGCAAGGACGCGAACAAACAAAAGACCTTCCTGGTGAAGAAAGTAACTAAGATTTATGGCGCCTGCAACCCGGACACCCGATTACCCTGAACTGGCAGCTCGCAAGATTGCGCCAGGGCCGGCGGGCATGAACCCATCGCTCCGTGAAAAAATAGACTCATGGCAGCCACCACAGACTCGAACCCGGAAAGCACCGCGACCCGTACCGAAGAACCCCGCACCACCCCCAACTTTCTCCGCGACATCATCGCCGAGGATGTCCGCACCAAAAAGTACGGCGACGCCACCATCCAGACCCGCTTTCCGCCCGAGCCCAACGGCTACCTCCACATCGGCCACGCCAAGGCCATCTGCCTCGACTTCGGCCTCGCCGACGAAGTGGGCGGCCGTACCAATCTCCGCTTTGACGACACAAACCCCGAAAAAGAAGAGCAGGAGTACGTCGACTCTATCCAGGCCGACGTCCGCTGGCTCGGCTTCGAGTGGGAGCGCCTCTGCTACGCCTCCGACTACTTCCACCAGCTCTACGACTGGGCCATCCAGCTCATCAAAGCCGGCAAAGCCTATGTCGACGACCTGACCGCCGACGAGATCCGCCAGTACCGCGGCACCCTCACCGAGCCCGGCAAGAACTCGCCCTACCGAGACCGCTCCGTCGAAGAAAATCTCGACCTCTTCACCCGCATGAAAGCCGGCGAGTTCCCCGACGGCACGCGCGTTCTGCGCGCGAAGATTGACATGGCCTCGCCCAACATCAACATGCGCGACCCCATCATGTACCGCATCCTCCACGCCGAGCATCACCGCACCGGCAACGAGTGGTGCATCTACCCGATGTACGACTACGCGCACGGCCAGTCGGATTCGATCGAGCAGGTCACGCACTCCATGTGCACCCTGGAGTTCGCCGACCATCAGCCGCTCTACAAGTGGTTCATTGAGAACCTCGGCATCTTCCCCTCGCAGCAGATCGAGTTCGATCGCCTCAACCTCACGTACACCATGCTGTCGAAGCGTAAGCTGCTGCAGCTTGTGAACGAGAACCGCGTCTCAGGTTGGGACGACCCGCGCATGCCTACGCTCAATGGCATCCGACGCCGCGGCTTCACGCCTGAGGCCCTGAGGGCCTTTTGCGGCTATATCGGCGCCACCCGCACCAACGGGACTACCGACATTGAAGTCCTTGAACACTTCCAGCGTGACGACCTCAACAAGCGCGCCTCCCGCGCCATGGCCGTCCTGCGCCCGCTCAAACTGGTGATCACGAATTACCCAGAAGGCCAGACGGAGCACGTCGAAGTCCAGAACAACCCCGAAGACCCGACCGCTGGCACCCGCCAGGTGCCCTTCTCGCGCGAGATCTACATCGAGCAGGACGATTTCCGCGAGGTCCCGCCGCCCAAGTATTACCGTCTTTCGCCCGGGAAGGAAGTGCGTCTGCGCTCGGCTTACTTCGTTACTGCACAGTCCGTGGTGAAAGATGACGCCGGCAACATCACCGAGGTCCACTGCACCTACGACCCCGCCAGCCGCGGCGGCAACTCGCCTGACGGCCGCAAGGTCAAGTCAACGATGCATTGGGTCTCCGCGGCCCATGCGCTCACGGCGGAAGTCCGTCTCTACGACAAGCTCTTCTCCAAGCCCGACCCCTACGACTTCCCTGAGGGCGGCGACCTCTTCGACAACCTCAATCCCAACTCGCTTGAAGTCATCACCGACGCCAAACTCGAGCCGTCGCTCGCCGCGGCGAAACCTGGCGCACCCTACCAGTTTGAGCGCGTAGGCTACTTCACTCCCGACCCGGACTCAACAGCGGATAAGCTCGTCTTCAACCGCACGTTGCCGCTGAAAGATTCGTGGGCCAAGATTGAAAAGAAAACTGGAGCGTAGTAACTTACCTGCGAACCCAACTCCATGCGCGATCTGCGAGAGTTCGAGACTCTTTCCGAGGACTGGCCGAAGCGCCTCAAATCGTGGCGTGACGCTGTGTTCGTTTGGAAGCAGTGGGACCGCCCAAATGAGATCTGGACACACGATCATTGCTGGCCGTGTTTTGCGTGCATTTGCGACCATCGCGAGCGCTTCCCGGAAAGGAAACAGGCACACGCAGAACGTGGTTGCTATCGGCACGCCTACTATACGGAGCAAGAGCCTGGTGTTTACCTTTGGGTCTGCCGCAATTGTTTCAAGCGTTTGAAATCCGAACTCCACTGGACTGTCGCATCACCCGAATAGACACGTGAATGCCTTCCGAAGCGAGGAACCATGCCCGACTTCATCCGCATCTGCTCCCAGTCCGAACTCCCCGCCTCCGGCACTGTAGCCGAATTCACCGCCAACGGCCGCGCGCTCTGCGTTGCCAATCTCAACGGCGCCATCTCTGTGCTGAATGGCGTCTGCCCGCACGAGGAAGGCCCGCTCGGCGAAGGCACCATCGAGAACGGCTGCGTCGTTTGCCCCTGGCACGGCTACGGCTTCGATCTTCGCACCGGCCAGGCCCCCGACGACCCCTCCATGAAAGTTGAAGTCTTCGAATCCAAACTCGAAGACGGCGAACTCCGCGCAAAGCTCTAGCAGCAGAAACGGCAACACCCTGCCTCGCAGCAGGGTGTTGCCGTTGGTGGCGCGTTCAGTCTAGTTCAATCCCACATCATCAAACAGCGTGACGGTAGGATCTCCCGAGTAGTTATCGTCGTGACTGGTCATCGTCAGCGTGTAGCTGGTTCCGGCCGTCACGGCAATCGTCTTGTTCACCCAGGCTGTGGTCGAGCATGTCTTAGCCAGGATCGTGCTCGTGGTGCTCGTTGCGTTGTTCTTCAGCGTGATCACCGCCCAGTCGTAGGTCACGGTATCCGGGCAGGTCTCCTTGTACCACAGGCTGAGCTGGCTCTTGCCCGTTGGCACCGTGAAGGTCTGCGCGAACGTGCTGTCGCCATTCGTTGCCGCTGTCGAGCCCGCTCTTGCGCAGTAGGTGCCGCCGTGGCAGCCGCTGTTCGCAATGCTGGTTGAAGCGCCCGAAACCGTCCAGCCGCTCGACGTGCCGGTTTCGAATCCGCCATTCGTGATGCCGCCCGTCACAACCGTGTTAGTCGTCGCAACATCGTCGAACAGCGTATACGTCGCATCGCCCGAGTAGTTATCGTCGTGGCTCGTCAGCGTGAGCGTGTAGCTGTGACCCGCCGTAAGCACGCCCGTGATGTTCACCCATGAACTGTTCGTCTGGCACACCTTCGAGAGCAGCGTCGCCGTGGTTCCGGCCGTGTTGTCCTTCAGGCTCGCAGTCGCCCAGTCGTAGGTCACGGTGTCCGGGCACGTCATCTTGTACCAGAATGAAATGCCCGTAGCACCCGTCGGAGCAGTGAACGTCTGAGCAAGGCTGCTGTCGCCGTTCGTCGGTGAAGTCGAACCGGCGCGTGCGCAATAAGTGCCGCTGTGGCAGCCGCTGCTCACTACGCTCGTGGATGCGCCGGAAACCGTCCATCCGCTGGTGGTGCCGGTCTCGAAGCCTCCATTGGTGATGCCGCTGCCTCCGCCTCCGCTGCTGGTAATGGTGAGCGATACGGTGGTGGAGTGGGTTGCGGATCCCTCGGTGCCCGTCACCGTCAGCGTGTACGTCCCAGCTACCGCAGCCGAGGTGGTCGAGATACTCAGAGTAGAACTGCTGCCCGCCGTCACCGATGTCGGACTCAGCGAAGCAGTCACTCCACTCGGCGCGCCGGAGACAGCCAGCGACACCGTCCCCGCGCTGCCTGAAGTTACGGCCGTCGATATCGTGCTGCTGCCCGCACTGCCTGCCGCCACGCTCATGCTCGATGGCGATGCCGAGATCGAAAAGTCATTCGACGTCGTCCCGCCGCTCACTGAGACTGCGGAACTCGTTCCCTTGAATCCCACGTTGATTGTGCCTGTGGCAGTAATCGTCTGGCTGCCGCTCGTATTCAGCACCACGCCGCTGAAGGTGTGCGCGCCCGCGTCCGTGGACGTGAACGTGTAGTCAGCCGGCAGCACTGCAGACCCGTCCGTGCTGGTGAAATGAATCTTTCCGCGATACGACGACATGTTTGCCCCGGCGCTGTTCTTGGTCTGCACCGTGATGCTGAACGCCGATCCGGCCGTTGCGCTCGCCGGTGTCGTCACCGTGAAAGACACAGGGCCAAGAGCGCAGCCATTCTGCAGGTTCGACCACTCGGCCTGCACTGTGTACCCATCCGCTGTGCCCTGGATTGCATTGCAGATGTCGCCCACTTCGCCATTCGTGTTGTCATACCAGGCCAGCGGCGGCGCGGTCGTAGTCGCCAGGCCCACCGCGGCATCGGTGATCGTCTCCGCAAACTCGTGACTGGCAACCGAGGTGTAGTTGTTGAACCCAGTCGCGGAATTGCCGCAACCTGTATAGCATCCGCTGCCCGACTGCATATCGGGCTGCACTCCATAGAGGAGGTTCCGACCGGCGCTCGAAATCGTTCCGTGATACGCGCAGAATCCACCTGAAACGCAGCTCGATGACCCGCCCTGCGTAATCGTCTTCCCCGCCGGGAAGTAGATCATGTAGAGCGTGTCGGCGTTGCCGCTCGCGTCGTAGTCGGGCGCTGGCAGATGGCTCGCGTT from the Occallatibacter riparius genome contains:
- a CDS encoding glutamine--tRNA ligase/YqeY domain fusion protein; translated protein: MAATTDSNPESTATRTEEPRTTPNFLRDIIAEDVRTKKYGDATIQTRFPPEPNGYLHIGHAKAICLDFGLADEVGGRTNLRFDDTNPEKEEQEYVDSIQADVRWLGFEWERLCYASDYFHQLYDWAIQLIKAGKAYVDDLTADEIRQYRGTLTEPGKNSPYRDRSVEENLDLFTRMKAGEFPDGTRVLRAKIDMASPNINMRDPIMYRILHAEHHRTGNEWCIYPMYDYAHGQSDSIEQVTHSMCTLEFADHQPLYKWFIENLGIFPSQQIEFDRLNLTYTMLSKRKLLQLVNENRVSGWDDPRMPTLNGIRRRGFTPEALRAFCGYIGATRTNGTTDIEVLEHFQRDDLNKRASRAMAVLRPLKLVITNYPEGQTEHVEVQNNPEDPTAGTRQVPFSREIYIEQDDFREVPPPKYYRLSPGKEVRLRSAYFVTAQSVVKDDAGNITEVHCTYDPASRGGNSPDGRKVKSTMHWVSAAHALTAEVRLYDKLFSKPDPYDFPEGGDLFDNLNPNSLEVITDAKLEPSLAAAKPGAPYQFERVGYFTPDPDSTADKLVFNRTLPLKDSWAKIEKKTGA
- a CDS encoding Rieske (2Fe-2S) protein, which encodes MPDFIRICSQSELPASGTVAEFTANGRALCVANLNGAISVLNGVCPHEEGPLGEGTIENGCVVCPWHGYGFDLRTGQAPDDPSMKVEVFESKLEDGELRAKL
- the ispD gene encoding 2-C-methyl-D-erythritol 4-phosphate cytidylyltransferase produces the protein MQVFAIMPAAGLGTRMAGPQPKQFLSLGGIPILIHSLRAFAAVPRITHIVVAVRKTEMERVQAQIAEHGFADRVQVVEGGDTRQDSVAHALAAVETTYGAAPDDIILVHDAVRPLIDAATISRTIDAVGEHGAAIVGVPAVDTIKQVERTAHGALITATIPRESIVYAQTPQGFRFGLIQSAFAEATADGFVGTDEASVVERAGHPVAVVPGSAFNLKITQPGDLELAEFYLQHYRAR
- the gltX gene encoding glutamate--tRNA ligase → MSDQTATKPRVRFAPSPTGFLHVGSARTFIFNWLYARHNGGTMVFRLDDTDVERNTDASVQSIFEGLRWLGLNWDEEYKQSERLDLHRAAAQAIFEKGLAYRDFTPAHAAEGEASSAQGAWLFNPGMRELSREASDRRAAAGEPFALRYRVPRGAGRLVQFNDAVYGEMSKPADEVEDFALLRSDGNPTYHLSSCVDDADLRITQIIRGQDHLTNTFKHVLIFEGLGATPPQFAHLPLLVAPDGAKLSKRKHGPVVSVTTYRDAGFVPEAFINFLCLLGWSPKNDLEFMQIAQLTELFTLEGVNRSNAVVNFSEETPFDPKAVHLNGEHLRVLSVEDLTQRLLPFFVNAGLIATDPSSSPSSFENGGIDDAAIKKLLAVTPLIRERIRLMAEAPAAADFFFLSELPPYDPAELIPQISKKEQGDAALALRVLKHAAEVLDETDFNHDALDHALREAAADLGLKAGPMFQPIRVAVCGRKNAPPLFETMVVLGKETCLTRIRQAEEKLTTL
- the ispF gene encoding 2-C-methyl-D-erythritol 2,4-cyclodiphosphate synthase — protein: MDTRIGFGYDSHAFKAGVTLRIGGLTIDHPEGLAGHSDGDVLLHAITDALLGAVAAGDIGSFFPPGDPRWKDADSAIFLKLALEELEHAGYRIVNIDTTLILAAPKISPIAGEMRVRVADLLNIQLNQVSIKAKTPEGLNLDHVAQCHAVALVERALDEEDLKSMAAVVESQRQLEDVVEDLLSQVHGVPKKRTIAPLYDTEDIT